One window of the Leishmania panamensis strain MHOM/PA/94/PSC-1 chromosome 8 sequence genome contains the following:
- a CDS encoding hypothetical protein (TriTrypDB/GeneDB-style sysID: LpmP.08.0850): MSEVQQAAEIARLLACKARKASPFEFLQLDIATCELADVNRQYRKIALLLHPDKCQLANSTDAFHAVEKVHKSLSQEAIFYHLKRAYQRQQDRLVEEGTSATATGSHSVPAAGAATGQKRAREAETALPPIAFGFLTQLATSGLSSDAQKAAEVRRVLQCKASDYFIILDVDPSTCTVADVDRRYRRMAQALHPDKCQLPHVQEAFTVFEKAHKELTDEKKLVRFKVAFEQQRKREAALEAAAAQRGMSGSGTGTSEFGPEEGLTAEERLQKRRMEALRDQQLEAARLGEEAARRRKLKEEKEKEETALAVELERQRKEWRDLELF; encoded by the coding sequence atgagcgaggtgcagcaggcggccGAGATTGCGCGACTCCTGGCGTGTAAGGCGCGCAAGGCGAGCCCATTTGAGTTTCTCCAGCTCGACATCGCCACATGCGAGCTGGCGGATGTGAATCGGCAGTATCGAAAGATTGCGCTACTACTGCATCCAGACAAGTGCCAACTCGCGAACTCCACGGACGCCTTCCACGCCGTGGAAAAAGTACACAAGTCGCTCAGCCAGGAGGCCATCTTTTACCACCTGAAGCGGGCGTATCAGAGGCAGCAGGACCGACTAGTAGAGGAGggcacctccgccacggcAACAGGGAGTCACAGTGTTCCGGCTGCTGGGGCCGCGACTGGGCAGAAACGCGCACGTGAGGcggagacggcgctgccgcccatCGCCTTCGGCTTCCTCACGCAGCTTGCCACCAGCGGTCTGTCCAGCGACGCGCAGAAGGCGGCTGAGGTTCGCCGGGTGCTGCAATGCAAGGCGAGTGACTACTTCATCATCCTCGATGTGGACcccagcacctgcaccgtGGCCGACGTTGACCGGCGCTACCGTAGGATGGCCCAGGCGTTGCACCCCGACAAGTGCCAGCTGCCCCACGTGCAGGAGGCCTTCACCGTCTTCGAGAAGGCGCACAAGGAGCTGACAGACGAGAAGAAGCTCGTACGCTTCAAAGTTGCTTTCGagcagcaaagaaagagagaggccgcGTTGgaagcggcggctgcgcagcgcggGATGAGCGGGAGCGGCACTGGCACTAGCGAGTTCGGCCCAGAAGAGGGCTTGACGGCCGAGGAGCGCCTGCAGAAGCGGCggatggaggcgctgcgagaCCAGCAGCTCGAGGCCGCGCGCctgggcgaggaggcggcacggcggcgtaaactgaaggaggagaaggagaaggaggagaccgcgctggcggtggagctggagcggcaACGCAAGGAGTGGAGGGACTTGGAGCTGTTTTAG
- a CDS encoding dynein-related ATPase, putative (TriTrypDB/GeneDB-style sysID: LpmP.08.0860), translated as MGPTGGLPSLNAGTVTEENMFFTLQDPLTRSYLRWIAQKEQLGQDMCLIGDPGPAMRWLVMLYSHLTRREIRVVYLNSDITESDLKQRREIRNGNLIYDDQSAVSAAVEGQLLVLEGLTRVERNVLPVINNLLENREMHLDNGSVLIHPARYDSLLQKLYESKLQQRGHQQQSASDGLRNVELIAEAKRELAQMGLVRVSERFRVIGITVPVPPYEGNPLDPPLRSRFQCLYVRTPMPVVAPSSSVVSALVARADGTSRNNHKRIKQVAELQEQHSDRFARVVQLRAAITAINDSTSDFQLSKPSKKKVTSTAPLHGRGRAQHTPMYYRGGMVEQLSEDDADIAAGVDNADSGVAAASSPLQALDNWALATIAQQLALFPDTPVGEVVIRGFPWPYYARQLTRSGAGGAATGYANVEEYHRRLAQYAEVLQHCRVYPPLLLAANLTDNNTHARRSSREDSGLNRLHGHQVREPPAKRLRMSERLRTLVQGQDEPGDDEPRGAAAARAYVRSAQLVSAPSTVVSVPLPVQQIYNYILQYRNVTSTAVFSGVPVVVADAVVATAAHNAEHPGQPGTYLLKVFMGPRALCSRGSSDASGYAEWDVAEYLSTTAAPSTVFTTEHYHVLQAMLQVHASRQHICLVGPTGCGKTAMVRAFGRLLGYTLAPTMHLYTDMTHKDLFQQRMTDPKTGNTTWQDSPLLRAAIYGELVVLDGMEKLPSGMLSSLQQIVVDQSAVLADGTMLKSAMEYNRLKERLTERDPITGVVVWKPTDEDMRERRIFPVHPCFRVVATARPPQPVSSGGGGAAGSRGGRDFFITQDLTTLFRMVAMPDAGEDALGPVLRQVAQTEARLLQAETWRKQEAPAATQQRIEAVVEQLIQLRNGLAELHSTDGKMPQLSLRQLRQLVRSAVRYPSRIEESVCNTLLLPLMTGVAATKVRHALETSGLVHSSTRTATGRGDTTSAEPTAEGEVLLVAPNDGVHAGGEASTSPSRLWSVNGEPVLHLSRVYTQAELALVPYVTGFHANRVHESILAWLAKQYAMGSNILLIGNQGVGKNKVVDAFLSRLGIPRHYIQLHRDTTVGSLTINPTVEAGKVVWEDSPLVKAVQRGHCLVVDEIDKAPVEVVQVLKGLIEDREMRLGDGRQIYDPAMEPYTSSAAGTMQRIAIHPDFRIIVLANPPGFPFHGNDFFRECGDLFAAYVMSNPDAESQLCVLAAYAPTLPRPLLKRLVLVFLELQNAFTQGNLTYPFSLRELIAVVKHMSCYPQDGVYEALNNVFNFDARDENTLRVVRQVLANCLQPMIQQGGLQRLKPYKAGQPIALLPFKELVTLPMTTMATTATATDAGHFTTLVFLPAEVTLSEHRFLSRIMEAEEEGAASQGQGSRTSDTGAAAWHVTYPTEAFFPASPAADATLSTTEAFTEWASQSTLPFVNSNTDTVVAMTSVAAVGGTDAATEAATLPLLSVLLLRRTSAKDGSSWKSEPSATATALRLIVATVRLPPSSIEVRYLFADKAEELATLWPVGHARFVDVSSLYATELADAAECLSSLFTFTGLDMSTQALPWRTGCGEAGDTMGQQQHLRIWPPSLATWSHTMGGRTSLLRKRDGTGLDGERTPQGVVLLSSNKTGRTVLIDVLAGAASDLYMARMGLAKGATTSASNTACAATTTSLEPVLPLHLDRCLSAASATSAAQASVRVLDVSARHGVICFAAASSATKECFFLLQGRVVRVSFPQPVVSLRFVGSRLATVEMEAPAAGDAREMSRRRAHRSTGVVKVSVAADGRAHATMLPLSPDTQRLELVDAPAIAAADDGPTAHLSASDRSSASHDVLVPADLKGSLWRVAAAAASSSASTSPSADGTSDTYKDDPVGRNVVYARVEGTAESGLQLRYYKSKTGPTSASAVPLVPTVLVDDARHQLLHIHSDGRTVSAIDTQHATQRTFASVPEAAIQAASTSPSAATADLWSLDNHSGTVYVWKPASQQVSVADVNGERVRQRYSEWSSLLTGNASTVGDAATVEEDEVGVKDFKMKYSTPRKQPSGTLKHGEIDDKEHHGGNTWAGGTGGTDTAGLGGLVGPYRLDKGNPVHQVSPEEKRKVPKHLLEEARRMGRNALKERLQSIGMSEEEYEEYKGLQERVQPAVAQLRALLMGLKAAEGERVWMTGQTDGVWDDKKLVEGIVGEANVYKRRVDSKETSPFQQKYKKRLVFVLDVSASMYRFNSMDQRLTKLLETTIMIMEAFAGFEAKLDYAMIGHNGDSDNIPLVSFSSPPANQKERMMICQKMLAYAQYCWSGDNTVEAMRRSIELVTKEKGDSYFVFVISDANLRQYGITPRELAQIIQSKPEVKMFCIFIATLGAQASHLQQQLPAGHGYECMRTDVLPQVLRQIFTSANLF; from the coding sequence GGTGATCAACAACCTCCTCGAAAACCGTGAGATGCACCTCGACAACGGCTCGGTTCTTATTCACCCGGCGCGCTACGACTCGCTACTGCAGAAGCTATACGAGTCAAAGCTCCAGCAGAGGGGACATCAACAACAGAGCGCAAGTGACGGTCTGCGGAACGTCGAGCTGATTGCTGAAGCGAAGCGTGAGCTGGCTCAAATGGGTCTGGTGCGCGTTTCAGAGAGGTTTCGCGTGATTGGGATTACAGTGCCGGTACCACCGTACGAGGGCAACCCACTTGATCCCCCACTGCGCTCGCGCTTCCAGTGCCTGTACGTCCGCACGCCGATgccagtggtggcgccgtcgtcgtccgtGGTGAGCGCTTTGGTGGCGCGCGCTGATGGCACGAGCCGCAATAACCATAAGCGGATAAAACaggtggcagagctgcaggagcagcattCGGACCGCTTCGCACGggttgtgcagctgcgcgcggcCATTACTGCTATCAACGACTCCACAAGCGATTTCCAGCTGAGCAAGCCGAGCAAGAAGAAGGTTACCTcgactgcgccgctgcatggCCGTGGAAGGGCCCAGCACACCCCCATGTACTATAGGGGTGGTATGGTGGAGCAGCTCTCCGAGGATGACGCCGACATCGCTGCGGGCGTAGATAacgccgacagcggcgtcgctgcggcgagtAGCCCCTTGCAGGCGCTAGACAACTGGGCCCTTGCCACTATTGCCCAGCAgctcgccctcttccctgATACACCGGTAGGTGAGGTTGTCATACGGGGCTTTCCTTGGCCTTACTACGCCCGCCAACTCACCCGCagtggcgcaggtggtgcgGCGACTGGGTATGCAAACGTTGAGGAATACCACCGCCGACTGGCGCAGTACGCAGAGGTGCTTCAGCACTGTCGCGTGTATCCGCCTTTACTCCTTGCCGCTAATCTCACAGACAACAACACGCATGCTCGCCGTTCCAGTCGTGAGGATAGTGGACTAAATAGGCTGCATGGCCATCAGGTGCGTGAGCCACCTGCCAAGAGGTTGCGCATGAGTGAAAGGCTGCGCACATTGGTGCAGGGTCAAGATGAGCCAGGAGATGACGAgcctcgcggcgcagcggcagctcgtGCCTACGTTCGCTCCGCCCAGCTTGTGTCCGCTCCCTCAACGGTTGTTAGTGTCCCACTGCCGGTTCAGCAGATTTACAACTATATCCTGCAGTACCGAAACGTTACATCCACCGCGGTGTTCTCCGGTGTGCCGGTCGTTGTGGCAgatgcggtggtggcaaCCGCTGCGCACAACGCTGAGCATCCTGGCCAGCCAGGGACGTACCTCCTGAAGGTTTTCATGGGCCCTCGGGCGCTCTGCTCACGCGGGTCCTCGGACGCGAGCGGCTATGCTGAATGGGACGTCGCAGAGTATctcagcaccaccgctgcgccctCCACGGTCTTTACAACTGAACACTACCACGTCCTgcaggcgatgctgcaggTGCACGCCAGCCGACAACACATCTGCCTGGTCGGCCCCACCGGCTGCGGCAAGACGGCCATGGTGCGCGCGTTTGGGCGGCTGCTGGGGTACACGCTTGCGCCGACGATGCATTTGTACACTGATATGACGCACAAGGACCTCTTCCAGCAGCGCATGACGGACCCTAAGACAGGCAACACAACGTGGCAGgactcgccgctgctgcgtgctgcCATCTACGGCGAGCTGGTCGTGCTGGATGGCATGGAGAAGCTACCGAGCGGGATGCTGTCGTCCTTACAGCAAATCGTTGTGGACCAGAGCGCAGTGCTGGCTGACGGCACAATGCTGAAGTCAGCGATGGAATACAACCGGCTAAAGGAACGGCTCACTGAGCGCGACCCGATTACCGGAGTAGTGGTGTGGAAACCGACAGATGAGGACATGCGGGAGCGGAGGATTTTCCCGGTACACCCGTGCTTTCGAGTGGTGGCAACAGCGCGTCCGCCACAACCAGTcagtagcggtggcggcggtgcggctggAAGCCGAGGCGGCAGGGACTTCTTCATTACACAAGACCTCACAACGCTGTTTCGCATGGTGGCAATGCCGGATGCCGGCGAGGATGCGCTAGgaccggtgctgcggcaggtcGCTCAGACAGAGGCACGCTTGCTGCAGGCAGAGACGTGGCGGAAGCAAGAGGCCCCGGCGGCAACCCAGCAGCGCATTGAGGCTGTTGTGGAGCAGCTTATCCAGTTACGCAATGGGCTGGCGGAGCTTCACTCCACAGACGGCAAGATGCCGCAACTCAGCctccggcagctgcgccagctcgtCCGCTCTGCCGTGCGTTACCCATCACGCATCGAGGAGAGTGTGTGCAACACACTGCTCCTGCCCCTGATGACAGGTGTTGCCGCTACCAAGGTGCGACACGCGCTGGAGACCTCCGGGTTGGTACACTCAAGCACCCGGACGGCGACGGGACGCGGTGACACGACATCAGCGGAGCCGACGGCGGAGGGCGAGGTTCTTCTTGTGGCCCCAAATGACGGTGTCCACGCCGGCGGTGAAGCCTCCACGAGCCCGAGTCGACTATGGAGCGTGAACGGGGAGCCTGTGCTACACCTTTCTCGCGTGTACACGCAGGCGGAGTTGGCCCTGGTGCCATACGTTACCGGGTTCCACGCGAACCGTGTGCACGAGTCTATCTTGGCTTGGCTGGCGAAGCAGTACGCCATGGGCAGCAACATCCTCCTTATCGGCAACCAGGGCGTGGGGAAGAACAAGGTGGTGGACGCCTTTCTCTCGCGCCTCGGCATCCCACGCCACTATATCCAACTGCACCGTGACACGACCGTGGGCAGCTTGACGATCAACCCCACGGTAGAGGCCGGCAAGGTCGTCTGGGAGGACTCGCCGCTGGTGAAGGCGGTCCAGCGAGGCCACTGCCTTGTGGTGGACGAGATCGACAAGGCACCAGTGGAagtggtgcaggtgctgaagGGCCTGATCGAAGACCGCGAGATGCGGCTCGGTGACGGGCGGCAGATCTACGACCCAGCGATGGAGCCGTACACATCATCTGCGGCAGGGAcgatgcagcgcatcgcCATTCACCCGGACTTTCGCATTATCGTCTTGGCCAATCCGCCGGGATTTCCGTTTCACGGCAACGACTTCTTCCGCGAGTGTGGTGACCTCTTCGCCGCATACGTGATGAGCAACCCGGACGCGGAGTCGCAGCTGTGCGTCTTGGCTGCCTACGCGCCAACCCTGCCGCGGCCACTGCTAAAGCGCCTCGTTCTGGTGTTTCTCGAACTACAGAACGCCTTCACTCAAGGGAACCTAACCTACCCCTTCTCGCTCCGTGAGCTGATTGCCGTGGTGAAGCACATGTCATGCTACCCGCAAGACGGAGTTTACGAGGCACTTAACAACGTCTTTAACTTCGATGCCCGTGACGAGAACACGCTGCGGGTGGTGCGGCAGGTGCTCGCCAACTGCCTCCAACCCATGATTCAGCAAGGtggcctgcagcgcctcaaGCCGTACAAGGCAGGGCAGCCGATAGCGTTGTTGCCCTTTAAGGAGCTGGTGACGCTACCCATGACAACGATGGCcacaacagcgacggcgacggaCGCCGGGCACTTTACCaccctcgtcttcctccctgcAGAGGTTACGCTCAGCGAGCATCGCTTCCTGTCGCGCATtatggaggcggaggaggaaggagccGCGTCGCAGGGACAGGGTAGTCGCACGAGCGATACAGGGGCAGCGGCGTGGCATGTAACATACCCCACCGAGGCATTCTTCCCTGCCTCACCGGCTGCGGATGCCACACTATCCACCACAGAGGCCTTCACGGAGTGGGCAAGTCAATCCACCCTGCCATTCGTGAACTCCAACACCGATACGGTTGTTGCCATGACCTCTGTGGCGGCTGTTGGTGGCACCGATGCGGCGACAGAAGCGGcgacactgccgctgctctcggtcctgctgcttcgccgcaCATCCGCAAAGgatggcagcagctggaagAGTGAACCGTCAGCCACTgcaacagcgctgcggtTGATTGTCGCGACAGTGCGCCTGCCGCCTTCCTCCATAGAGGTCCGCTACCTTTTCGCCGACAAGGCAGAGGAACTGGCGACGCTTTGGCCAGTGGGCCATGCGCGGTTTGTTGACGTCTCCTCGCTGTACGCGACGGAGCTGGCAGACGCGGCGGAGTGCCTGTCTTCGCTCTTTACATTTACTGGGCTCGACATGTCTACACAGGCGCTTCCTTGGAGAACCGGTTGCGGCGAGGCTGGTGACACCatggggcagcagcagcacctccgcatctggccgccgtcgctggcgaCCTGGTCGCACACGATGGGTGGACGGACGTCCCTTCTGCGCAAGAGAGATGGGACTGGATTGGATGGCGAGCGTACTCCGCAGGgcgttgtgctgctgtctTCTAACAAGACGGGCCGCACAGTACTGATTGACGTGCTGGCAGGGGCCGCCTCGGACTTGTACATGGCGCGCATGGGCCTCGCAAAAGGCGCGACGACGTCAGCGAGCAACACAGCCTGCGCAGCAACCACCACGTCTCTCGAACCTGTGTTGCCTCTCCACCTAGACCGGTGCCTGTCCGCTGCATCGGCGACATCAGCTGCGCAGGCAAGCGTCCGTGTGCTTGATGTGAGTGCCCGCCATGGCGTCATCTGctttgccgctgcctcgtcaGCCACAAAGGAgtgcttttttctcctccaaGGGCGAGTCGTGAGGGTGAGCTTCCCACAGCCAGTCGTGTCGTTGCGGTTTGTGGGCAGCCGATTGGCAACTGTGGAGATGGAggctcctgctgcaggtgACGCTCGTGAGATGTCGAGACGGAGGGCACATCGCAGCACTGGTGTTGTGAAGGTGTCGGTGGCAGCCGACGGCAGGGCTCATGCGACAatgcttcctctctcgccggATACGCAACGGTTGGAGCTCGTGGATGCCCCTGCgatcgctgccgctgatgatGGACCCACAGCGCACCTCTCTGCGAGCGACCGGAGCAGCGCGTCGCATGACGTCCTTGTCCCAGCGGACTTGAAGGGGTCGCTGTggcgcgtcgctgccgctgctgcgtcgtctTCGGCGAGCACGTCCCCATCCGCTGATGGAACATCTGATACCTACAAGGACGACCCGGTCGGTCGCAACGTCGTTTACGCCCGCGTCGAGGGCACCGCAGAAAgcgggctgcagctgcgctacTATAAGAGTAAGACAGGACCTACCTCAGCGAGTGCCGTGCCGCTTGTCCCCACTGTCCTTGTTGACGACGCACGCCATCAGCTTCTTCACATTCATTCTGACGGCCGGACGGTCTCCGCGATCGACACGCAACACGCCACACAGCGCACATTTGCCAGCGTCCCTGAGGCGGCAATCCAGGCGGCTTCCACGTCGCCATCTGCTGCTACAGCGGACCTTTGGTCCCTTGACAACCACAGCGGCACTGTCTACGTGTGGAAGCCGGCGTCGCAGCAGGTCTCCGTTGCCGATGTGAATGGTGAGCGCGTGCGGCAGCGTTACTCAGAGTGGTCGTCGCTGCTCACCGGCAACGCGTCCACTGTCGGTGACGCTGCCACTgttgaggaggacgaggtaGGCGTGAAAGATTTCAAGATGAAGTACAGCACGCCACGCAAGCAGCCCTCCGGCACCTTGAAGCACGGCGAGATCGACGACAAGGAGCACCACGGCGGCAACACCTGGGCCGGCGGCACGGGCGGCACAGACACTGCGGGGCTTGGAGGGTTGGTGGGTCCATACCGCCTCGATAAGGGCAACCCTGTGCATCAGGTGTCGccagaggagaagcgcaaggTCCCAAAGCacctgctggaggaggcacgGCGGATGGGCCGCAATGCGCTCAAAGAGCGCCTGCAGTCGATTGGCAtgtcggaggaggagtaTGAGGAGTACAAGGGCCTACAGGAGCGCGTGCagccagcggtggcgcagctgcgagcgctgctgatggggCTGAAGGCTGCCGAGGGTGAGCGGGTGTGGATGACTGGGCAGACGGATGGTGTGTGGGACGACAAGAAGCTTGTCGAGGGGATCGTGGGCGAAGCGAATGTTTACAAGCGCCGCGTCGACTCGAAGGAGACGAGTCCGTTTCAGCAAAAGTACAAGAAGCGGCTGGTCTTTGTGCTGGACGTGAGTGCGAGCATGTACCGCTTCAACAGCATGGACCAGCGCTTGACTAAGTTGCTCGAGACGACTATCATGATCATGGAGGCCTTTGCCGGGTTCGAGGCGAAGCTGGACTACGCCATGATTGGGCacaacggcgacagcgacaacaTCCCTCTCGTCAGCTTCAGCTCTCCACCTGCGAACCAGAAGGAGCGCATGATGATCTGCCAGAAGATGTTGGCATACGCGCAGTACTGCTGGTCTGGCGACAACACTGTCGAGGcaatgcggcgcagcattgAGTTGGtgacgaaggagaagggcgaCTCGTACTTTGTGTTTGTCATTAGCGACGCAAACCTGCGCCAGTACGGCATCACACCGCGCGAGCTGGCGCAGATCATTCAGAGCAAGCCGGAGGTGAAGATGTTTTGCATCTTCATCGCAACGCTTGGGGCGCAGGCGtcgcatctgcagcagcagttgccGGCTGGGCACGGGTATGAGTGCATGCGAACAGatgtgctgccgcaggtACTGCGTCAGATCTTCACCTCCGCGAACCTATTCTGA